One genomic region from Conexibacter woesei Iso977N encodes:
- a CDS encoding FAD-dependent oxidoreductase: protein MPDDAAPAAPAPERTRRPAIVAVDDEPAVLAAVARDLRRRFGERYRVLRANSGEEALGVVKELITRGDQVALLIADQRMPGMSGTEYLVEARKIAPAAKRVLLTAYADTAAAITAINDVALDYYLLKPWDPPEEELYPVVEDLLQTWESGAALESGGVRVIGHRFSKPAHDLRDFLARNRVPGRWLDVERDGEARELLKVAGVAEDGLPVALLEDGSILEKPTVYELAERLGVAAQPATDHYDLVIVGGGPAGLAAAVYGASEGLSTVMVEREAPGGQAGTSSRIENYLGFPQGLSGSDLARRATDQARRLGAELLTIQDAVSLEVEGSGRMIHLSGGGQLSANTVLIASGVSYRKLATPGFDELTGKGIYYGAALTEARSCAQQRVVIIGGANSAGQAAVYFANWAAQVTMLVRSDSLAKSMSSYLIEQIAALPNIDVRTSTEAIDAQGDDDHLKCMTLRDRDGNTTVEDVDACFVFVGAAPRTDWLGATVARDDHGFILAGADARASGWPLKRDPYVLETSVPGVFVAGDVRARSIKRVASAVGEGSMAVSLIHEYLAAA from the coding sequence ATGCCTGACGACGCCGCACCCGCCGCACCCGCGCCCGAGCGCACCCGCCGCCCAGCGATCGTCGCGGTCGACGACGAGCCGGCCGTCCTGGCCGCCGTCGCCCGCGACCTGCGCCGCCGCTTCGGCGAGCGCTACCGCGTGCTGCGCGCCAACTCGGGCGAGGAGGCGCTCGGGGTCGTCAAGGAGCTGATCACCCGCGGCGACCAGGTCGCGCTGCTGATCGCCGACCAGCGCATGCCCGGGATGTCCGGGACCGAGTACCTCGTCGAGGCGCGCAAGATCGCGCCGGCCGCCAAGCGCGTCCTGCTGACCGCCTACGCCGACACGGCCGCGGCGATCACCGCGATCAACGACGTCGCGCTCGACTACTACCTGCTCAAGCCCTGGGACCCGCCGGAGGAGGAGCTCTACCCGGTCGTCGAGGACCTCCTGCAGACGTGGGAGTCCGGCGCCGCGCTGGAGTCCGGCGGCGTGCGCGTCATCGGCCACCGCTTCTCCAAGCCCGCCCACGACCTCCGGGACTTCCTGGCGCGCAACCGCGTGCCGGGGCGCTGGCTGGACGTCGAGCGCGACGGCGAGGCGCGCGAGCTGCTGAAGGTCGCGGGCGTCGCCGAGGACGGGCTGCCGGTCGCGCTGCTGGAGGACGGGTCGATCCTCGAGAAGCCGACGGTCTACGAGCTGGCCGAGCGCCTCGGCGTCGCTGCCCAGCCGGCGACCGACCACTATGACTTGGTGATCGTCGGTGGCGGGCCCGCGGGGCTGGCGGCGGCGGTCTACGGGGCGAGCGAGGGGTTGTCCACCGTGATGGTCGAGCGCGAGGCGCCCGGCGGTCAGGCGGGCACGTCGTCGCGGATCGAGAACTACCTCGGCTTCCCGCAAGGCTTGTCGGGTTCCGACCTCGCGCGGCGCGCGACCGACCAGGCGCGCCGGCTCGGCGCCGAGCTGCTCACGATCCAGGACGCGGTGTCCCTGGAGGTCGAGGGCTCCGGGCGCATGATCCACCTGTCCGGCGGCGGCCAGCTGTCGGCCAACACGGTGTTGATCGCCTCCGGCGTCTCCTACCGCAAGCTCGCCACGCCCGGCTTCGACGAGCTCACCGGCAAGGGCATCTACTACGGCGCCGCGCTGACCGAGGCGAGGTCGTGCGCCCAGCAGCGCGTCGTGATCATCGGCGGCGCGAACTCCGCCGGCCAGGCCGCCGTCTACTTCGCCAACTGGGCCGCGCAGGTGACCATGTTGGTGCGGTCGGACTCGCTGGCCAAGTCGATGTCCAGCTACCTGATCGAGCAGATCGCCGCGCTGCCGAACATCGACGTGCGGACCTCGACCGAGGCGATCGACGCCCAGGGCGACGACGACCACCTCAAGTGCATGACGTTGCGCGACCGCGACGGCAACACGACGGTGGAGGACGTCGACGCGTGCTTCGTGTTCGTCGGCGCCGCGCCCCGGACCGACTGGCTCGGCGCGACCGTCGCGCGCGACGACCACGGCTTCATCCTCGCGGGCGCCGACGCGCGCGCGTCCGGGTGGCCGTTGAAGCGCGACCCGTACGTGTTGGAGACCAGCGTCCCCGGCGTGTTCGTCGCGGGCGACGTCCGGGCGCGCTCGATCAAGCGCGTCGCGAGCGCGGTCGGTGAGGGGTCGATGGCGGTCTCGCTGATCCACGAGTACCTCGCCGCCGCATGA
- a CDS encoding ferredoxin reductase: protein MGAVVAGAAAAARITWREARVVELIDETPSARTLVLDVPDWPGHDAGQHLDVRLTAEDGYVAERSYSIASAPEDARVALTIERIDDGEVSPYLAGDVVVGDAFEVRGPIGGHFTWRVGDGGPVLLVAGGSGLVPLMAMLRHRAQARSTVDARLLVSARHVEDLLYREELEALAADPSLSITYTLTRGAPERWKGFTRRVDMDMLQTVGPDAVAMPRAFVCGPTPFVEAVADALVSLGHTAAAIHTERFGPTGS from the coding sequence GTGGGCGCCGTTGTTGCGGGCGCCGCGGCGGCCGCGCGGATCACGTGGCGCGAGGCGAGGGTCGTCGAGCTGATCGACGAGACGCCGAGCGCGCGGACGCTGGTCCTGGACGTCCCGGACTGGCCGGGCCACGACGCCGGGCAGCACCTCGACGTCCGGCTGACGGCCGAGGACGGCTACGTCGCCGAGCGGTCGTACTCGATCGCTTCGGCCCCTGAGGACGCGCGGGTGGCGCTGACGATCGAGCGGATCGACGACGGCGAGGTCTCGCCGTACCTCGCCGGCGACGTTGTCGTCGGCGACGCGTTCGAGGTCCGCGGGCCGATCGGCGGGCACTTCACGTGGCGCGTGGGCGACGGCGGGCCGGTCCTGCTGGTCGCCGGCGGGAGCGGGTTGGTGCCGCTGATGGCGATGCTGCGCCATCGCGCGCAGGCCAGGAGCACCGTGGACGCGCGGCTGCTGGTGAGCGCGCGACATGTGGAAGATCTCCTGTACCGCGAGGAGCTGGAGGCGCTGGCCGCCGATCCCTCGTTGAGCATCACCTACACCTTGACCCGCGGCGCGCCGGAGCGGTGGAAGGGCTTCACGCGCCGCGTCGACATGGACATGTTGCAGACCGTCGGGCCGGACGCGGTGGCGATGCCGCGCGCGTTCGTCTGCGGCCCGACGCCGTTCGTGGAGGCGGTGGCCGACGCGCTCGTGTCGCTTGGCCACACCGCCGCCGCGATCCACACCGAGCGCTTCGGCCCGACCGGAAGTTGA
- a CDS encoding ATP-binding protein, with protein MTPTVPVTLDQIRAVDLFDGLDDDELEAWREATQAFRIASGAIVHEQDTSPRGLLLLLDGGTRMYKLADERFEPIGHMHAPTWMQAIAALTETPVGVRMVAEGDCVIGLVPIQTFQDLALKHRSVHRKIMAAIGPVTARLQAIDNDRERLASLGTMAAGLAHELNNPAAAVQRAASQMADTLDTVMDVLASFVEAGVEREGAEKLVALQREAAARAAAAEDRSTVDAADAEDEMLDRLEDLGVEEAWRLAEVLASADLDDAWLSAVRDAAGPGALSKALAWVAATLSARGLAEELQESAARMSDLVGAIKTYSYMDRGEVVIVDVREGIKATVKVLGHKLKHTNIRVVKEFEDDLPRLSVHGSELNQVWTNLIDNAVDAMGKDGTLTIRARVDGPCVQVDIGDDGPGIPEESRRRILEPFYTTKEPGKGTGLGLDTVRRIVEDRHDGSISFDTGADGTTFHVWLPITGATPSLARAEDINNEETPR; from the coding sequence ATGACCCCGACCGTCCCGGTGACGCTCGACCAGATCCGGGCCGTCGACCTCTTCGACGGCCTCGACGACGACGAGCTGGAGGCGTGGCGCGAGGCCACGCAGGCGTTCAGGATCGCGTCCGGCGCGATCGTCCACGAGCAGGACACGTCCCCGCGCGGGTTGTTGTTGCTGTTGGACGGCGGGACGCGCATGTACAAGCTGGCCGACGAGCGCTTCGAGCCGATCGGCCACATGCACGCGCCGACGTGGATGCAGGCGATCGCAGCGCTGACCGAGACGCCGGTCGGGGTCCGGATGGTCGCCGAGGGCGACTGCGTGATCGGGCTGGTCCCGATCCAGACGTTCCAGGACCTCGCGCTCAAGCACCGCAGCGTGCACCGCAAGATCATGGCCGCGATCGGGCCGGTGACCGCGCGGCTGCAGGCGATCGACAACGACCGCGAGCGGCTGGCGTCGCTGGGCACGATGGCCGCGGGGCTGGCGCACGAGCTCAACAACCCGGCCGCCGCCGTGCAGCGGGCCGCGTCGCAGATGGCCGACACGCTGGACACGGTGATGGACGTGCTCGCGTCGTTCGTCGAGGCGGGCGTGGAGCGCGAGGGCGCGGAGAAGTTGGTGGCCTTGCAACGCGAGGCGGCGGCGCGGGCCGCTGCCGCGGAGGACCGCTCGACGGTCGACGCCGCCGACGCCGAGGACGAGATGCTCGACCGCCTGGAGGACCTGGGCGTCGAGGAGGCGTGGCGGCTGGCCGAGGTGCTGGCGAGCGCGGATCTGGACGACGCGTGGCTGAGCGCGGTGCGCGACGCCGCGGGGCCGGGCGCGCTGTCGAAGGCGCTGGCGTGGGTCGCCGCGACGCTGAGCGCGCGGGGGCTGGCCGAGGAGCTGCAGGAGTCCGCGGCGCGGATGAGCGATCTCGTGGGCGCGATCAAGACCTACAGCTACATGGACCGTGGCGAGGTCGTGATCGTCGATGTGCGCGAGGGGATCAAGGCCACCGTGAAGGTGCTGGGGCACAAGCTCAAGCACACCAACATCAGGGTCGTCAAGGAGTTCGAGGACGACCTGCCGAGGCTCTCCGTGCACGGCAGCGAGCTGAACCAGGTCTGGACCAACCTGATCGACAACGCGGTCGACGCGATGGGCAAGGACGGGACGCTCACGATCCGGGCGCGCGTGGATGGACCGTGCGTGCAGGTCGACATCGGCGACGACGGACCCGGGATCCCGGAGGAGTCGCGCCGGCGGATCCTGGAGCCGTTCTACACCACCAAGGAGCCCGGGAAGGGCACGGGGCTGGGGCTCGATACCGTCCGGCGGATCGTCGAGGACCGCCACGACGGGTCGATCAGCTTCGACACCGGCGCCGACGGGACGACGTTCCACGTCTGGCTGCCGATCACCGGCGCGACACCGTCGCTGGCCCGCGCCGAGGACATCAACAACGAGGAGACGCCGCGATGA
- a CDS encoding sulfite oxidase-like oxidoreductase, translating into MPLSRGFHGRPRRPEVDPSRVPPGQYVTNDFPVLSAGPTPRTPLDQWSFTVQGAVDGGAKTWTWEELNALPQETFTVDIHCVTKWSKLGTTWTGVSVDTLLEDVATTAEYVSVYADGGYTTNVPLEDLMDGKAWVAHTFEGEPLEPAHGGPARLVVPHLYFWKSAKWVRGLDLTIDDEPGFWELAGYHNYGDPWREQRYWSD; encoded by the coding sequence ATGCCCCTCTCCCGCGGCTTCCACGGACGCCCCCGCCGCCCCGAGGTCGACCCGTCGCGGGTCCCGCCGGGGCAGTACGTCACCAACGACTTCCCGGTCCTGTCGGCCGGGCCGACGCCGCGGACGCCGTTGGACCAGTGGTCGTTCACCGTCCAGGGCGCGGTCGACGGCGGCGCGAAGACGTGGACGTGGGAGGAGCTCAACGCGCTCCCGCAGGAGACGTTCACGGTGGACATCCACTGCGTGACGAAGTGGTCCAAGCTCGGGACGACGTGGACGGGCGTGTCGGTCGACACGCTGCTCGAGGATGTCGCGACGACCGCCGAGTACGTGAGCGTCTACGCCGACGGCGGCTACACCACCAACGTGCCGCTCGAGGATCTGATGGACGGCAAGGCGTGGGTCGCGCACACGTTCGAGGGCGAGCCGCTGGAGCCCGCGCACGGCGGGCCGGCGCGGCTGGTCGTCCCGCACCTGTACTTCTGGAAGAGCGCGAAGTGGGTCCGGGGGCTGGACCTCACGATCGACGACGAGCCCGGGTTCTGGGAGCTGGCCGGGTACCACAACTACGGCGACCCGTGGCGCGAGCAGCGCTACTGGAGCGACTGA
- a CDS encoding recombinase family protein, translating to MRAADLPQLVPALAYLGAPADRDPLVVAAAELQLDVIAVAGGDGDPDALALALDAVSDGPSSCLVVRRLGDLATASADLSAVLDRIDAAGIRLVALDVGLDTASTSGHLALRHQPRRRQAPWLQVVPSEPTPDAEPPAPETPPAVTNGEARPLDEARPVAEPPTPATPPTAVPPLAAVAPPAVVAVAVAPAPAPEPPPAAVIAEAPAPEPPRRGVVKRATSPVRAIGYASAAGSRDGAAAAMCAQRQAIEAHCGMCDEVDLLELVGDREHGRDRRALERPGLSHVLQRLARGEAACLVICGLDHLSRSVAELGQLLRWLDRLEIRLIALDLDLDTATASGRETTRALASVSQWERERISERTKAGLAAARAKRHSGTGEKARATAVLHQRIAAMRADGMTLQAIADVLNAEGVPTQRGGAKWRPSSVQSAAGYKRPQHARSASRLPDPQPV from the coding sequence ATGCGCGCCGCGGACCTGCCGCAACTCGTCCCCGCGCTCGCCTACCTCGGCGCGCCGGCCGACCGCGACCCGCTGGTCGTCGCCGCCGCCGAGCTGCAGCTCGACGTGATCGCCGTCGCGGGAGGTGATGGCGACCCTGACGCGCTCGCGCTCGCGCTCGACGCGGTCAGCGACGGCCCCTCGTCCTGCCTGGTCGTGCGCCGCCTCGGCGACCTCGCGACCGCATCCGCCGACCTCTCCGCGGTCCTCGACCGGATCGACGCGGCCGGCATCCGCCTCGTCGCCCTCGACGTCGGCCTCGACACCGCCAGCACCTCCGGCCACCTCGCCCTCCGCCACCAGCCGCGCCGCCGCCAGGCGCCCTGGCTGCAGGTGGTTCCGAGCGAGCCGACGCCGGACGCGGAGCCTCCCGCGCCCGAGACTCCGCCGGCCGTGACGAACGGCGAGGCGCGCCCGCTCGACGAAGCGCGGCCGGTAGCGGAGCCGCCCACGCCCGCGACTCCGCCCACGGCGGTGCCTCCGCTGGCCGCCGTCGCTCCGCCCGCCGTTGTGGCGGTGGCGGTGGCGCCGGCGCCGGCGCCTGAGCCTCCGCCCGCCGCCGTCATTGCGGAAGCGCCGGCGCCCGAGCCTCCGCGACGGGGTGTCGTGAAGCGGGCGACGAGTCCGGTGCGGGCGATCGGCTACGCGTCGGCGGCCGGCAGCAGGGATGGCGCGGCAGCGGCGATGTGCGCGCAGCGGCAGGCGATCGAGGCGCATTGTGGGATGTGCGACGAGGTCGATCTGCTGGAGCTCGTCGGTGACCGCGAGCACGGCAGGGACCGCAGGGCGCTGGAACGGCCCGGGCTGTCGCACGTCCTGCAGCGGCTCGCCCGCGGCGAGGCCGCGTGCCTGGTCATCTGCGGCCTGGACCACCTCTCGAGGTCGGTCGCCGAGCTGGGCCAGCTGCTGCGCTGGCTCGACAGGCTGGAGATCCGGCTGATCGCGCTGGATCTCGACCTCGACACCGCGACCGCGTCGGGCCGCGAGACGACGCGCGCGCTCGCCTCGGTCTCGCAGTGGGAGCGCGAACGGATCTCCGAACGCACGAAGGCCGGGCTCGCGGCGGCGCGCGCGAAGCGCCACTCGGGCACCGGCGAGAAGGCGCGCGCGACGGCCGTGCTCCACCAGCGCATCGCCGCGATGCGCGCCGACGGCATGACCCTCCAGGCGATCGCCGACGTGCTGAACGCCGAAGGCGTCCCGACCCAGCGCGGCGGCGCCAAGTGGCGCCCGTCGTCGGTGCAGTCCGCCGCCGGCTACAAGCGCCCCCAGCACGCCCGCTCCGCCAGCCGCCTCCCGGACCCCCAACCCGTCTGA
- a CDS encoding UBP-type zinc finger domain-containing protein, whose translation MSTSCSHLDQIEITELPEEVAGCEDCLATGGVWLHLRICLTCGHVGCCDDSPGRHATAHAGASSHQLIRSLEPGEDWVWCFADELGMRIPTITGQTRIPPSPMLS comes from the coding sequence ATGAGCACGAGCTGCAGCCACCTGGACCAGATCGAGATCACCGAGCTGCCCGAGGAGGTCGCCGGCTGCGAGGACTGCCTCGCGACCGGCGGCGTCTGGCTCCACCTCCGGATCTGCCTGACCTGCGGCCACGTCGGCTGCTGCGACGACTCACCCGGCAGGCACGCGACGGCCCACGCCGGCGCGTCCAGCCACCAACTCATCCGCTCACTTGAGCCGGGGGAGGACTGGGTCTGGTGCTTCGCCGACGAGCTCGGCATGCGCATCCCGACGATCACAGGGCAGACGCGCATCCCACCGTCACCGATGCTCTCCTAG
- a CDS encoding beta strand repeat-containing protein: protein MSVGSQTYGNIAPASGSSSATQNASNAATSSASNTANTSQNSSQTQSSSSSCVTGCGGSGQAQSSSQDASTDQTATSTADARQKAVNANVPVIVSGGSVTSGNSSATQSNSNSADSSASNTATTDQSNSQTQTSSSSCQSGCGGSGQAQESSQTASTDQSADSSATATQNGVNANVPVIVAGGDVVAGDSSADQTLSNSASSEASNSAETTQNGPQSQTASSSCGYGCGGSGQAQSSDQSADTSQTASSSATADQKGVNANTPVTISSGDYSGGSSSASQSNSNSASSSASNTASTTQSNDQSQSSSSSCTAGCGGSGQAQDSTQYASTDQDATSDSTADQTGTNANAPVSFVDPPSSASQSLDNSADSSATNDADTSQDSSQSQSSSGSCEAGCGGSGQAQSSDQSAETDQSADSTADATQKGTNDGGSQDNSNSADSSADNTSSTDQSTSQDQSSSDSCSAGCGGSGQAQEASQDASTDQSASSEGTADQTGTNAGGDQSLDNSATSEASNDASTSQDPDQTQSSSDSCDAGCGGSGQAQSADQSADTTQSADSTADATQSGVNVAGAQDNSNSADSSADNTASTDQGTSQDQSSSDSCSAGCGGSGQAQDASQDASTDQTASSESDATQSGVNTAGDQSLDNSGTSEASNDASTDQSLDQSQDSSDSCDAGCGGSGQAQSSDQSASTDQSVDSAAYATQDGVNVAGSQDNSNTADSSADNTASTDQDTSQDQSSSDSCSVGCGGSGQAQEASQDASTDQSADSEGDAEQTGTNAGGSQSLDNSGTSEASNDASTTQDPDQSQSSSESCAAACGGAGQAQASDQSADTDQSASSSADASQKGVNAGGEQSLDNAADSSADNDASTDQMVDQDQSADSSGPGQVQEAQQCATTTQDAYSEANADQSGTNASTDTGDVEDLVNA, encoded by the coding sequence GTGTCGGTCGGTTCCCAGACGTACGGGAACATCGCACCGGCGAGCGGCTCGTCCTCTGCCACGCAGAACGCGAGCAACGCGGCGACCTCGTCCGCGTCCAACACGGCGAACACCTCCCAGAACTCCTCGCAGACCCAGTCGAGCAGCTCAAGCTGCGTGACCGGCTGCGGCGGTTCCGGGCAGGCCCAGTCGTCGTCCCAGGACGCCTCGACGGATCAGACCGCCACCTCCACCGCAGATGCGAGGCAGAAGGCGGTCAACGCCAATGTCCCGGTCATCGTCAGCGGTGGGTCCGTCACGAGCGGCAACAGCTCTGCGACGCAGAGCAACAGCAACTCGGCGGACTCGTCGGCGTCCAACACGGCGACGACGGATCAGAGCAACTCGCAGACCCAGACCAGCAGCTCCAGCTGCCAGTCGGGCTGCGGCGGCTCAGGCCAGGCGCAGGAGAGCAGTCAGACGGCATCGACCGACCAGTCCGCGGACTCGTCGGCCACCGCCACGCAGAACGGTGTCAACGCGAACGTCCCGGTCATCGTGGCCGGCGGCGACGTGGTGGCGGGCGACAGCTCCGCCGACCAGACACTGAGCAACTCGGCCAGTTCGGAGGCGTCCAACTCCGCCGAGACCACCCAGAACGGCCCGCAGTCCCAGACCGCAAGCAGCTCCTGCGGTTACGGCTGCGGCGGCTCCGGCCAGGCGCAGTCGTCTGACCAGAGCGCCGACACCTCGCAGACGGCCTCCTCCTCCGCCACGGCGGACCAGAAGGGCGTCAACGCGAACACGCCGGTCACGATCAGCAGTGGGGACTACTCCGGTGGCTCGAGCTCTGCGTCGCAGAGCAACAGCAACTCGGCGTCGTCCAGTGCGTCCAACACGGCGTCGACGACCCAGTCGAACGACCAATCCCAGTCGAGCAGCTCAAGCTGCACGGCCGGGTGCGGCGGCTCGGGCCAGGCGCAGGACAGCACCCAGTACGCGTCCACCGATCAGGACGCGACGTCGGACTCGACGGCAGATCAGACCGGCACGAACGCCAATGCGCCGGTCTCCTTCGTCGATCCGCCGAGCTCTGCCTCGCAGAGCCTGGACAACTCGGCCGATTCCTCGGCCACGAACGACGCCGACACCTCCCAGGACTCGTCCCAGTCCCAGTCGAGCAGCGGAAGCTGCGAGGCCGGCTGTGGCGGTTCGGGCCAGGCGCAGTCGTCGGATCAGTCGGCAGAGACCGATCAGTCGGCCGACTCCACCGCGGACGCGACCCAGAAGGGCACGAACGACGGTGGCTCGCAGGACAACTCCAACAGCGCGGACTCCTCGGCGGACAACACGTCGTCGACGGACCAGTCCACGTCGCAGGACCAGTCCAGCAGCGACAGCTGCTCGGCCGGCTGCGGCGGCTCGGGTCAGGCTCAGGAGGCGTCCCAGGACGCGTCCACCGACCAGAGCGCGTCGTCGGAGGGCACCGCTGACCAGACCGGCACCAACGCCGGTGGCGACCAGTCGCTGGACAACTCGGCTACGTCCGAGGCCTCCAACGACGCGTCGACCTCCCAGGATCCCGACCAGACCCAGTCGAGCAGCGACAGCTGCGACGCCGGGTGTGGCGGCTCCGGGCAGGCCCAGTCGGCGGATCAGTCGGCTGACACCACGCAGTCGGCGGACTCCACGGCGGACGCGACCCAGTCGGGCGTGAACGTCGCGGGTGCGCAGGACAACTCCAACAGCGCTGATTCGTCCGCGGACAACACCGCGTCCACGGATCAGGGGACGTCGCAGGACCAGTCGAGCAGCGATTCGTGCTCGGCCGGTTGTGGCGGCTCCGGCCAGGCCCAGGACGCGTCGCAGGACGCCTCCACGGACCAGACCGCGTCCTCGGAGTCCGACGCCACGCAGAGCGGCGTCAACACCGCCGGCGACCAGTCGCTGGACAACTCGGGGACCTCCGAGGCGTCCAACGACGCGTCCACCGACCAGAGCCTCGACCAGAGCCAGGACAGCAGCGACAGCTGCGACGCCGGCTGTGGCGGTTCCGGTCAGGCGCAGTCGTCGGACCAGTCGGCCAGCACCGATCAGTCGGTCGACTCCGCGGCCTACGCCACGCAGGACGGCGTGAACGTCGCGGGCTCGCAGGACAACTCCAACACCGCCGATTCGAGCGCGGACAACACCGCGTCGACGGATCAGGACACGTCGCAGGACCAGTCGAGCAGCGACAGCTGCTCGGTCGGCTGTGGCGGTTCCGGGCAGGCCCAGGAGGCGTCGCAGGACGCCTCGACGGACCAGTCCGCGGATTCGGAGGGCGACGCCGAGCAGACCGGCACCAACGCCGGCGGCTCGCAGTCGCTGGACAACTCGGGCACCTCCGAGGCGTCCAACGATGCCAGCACCACGCAGGATCCCGACCAGTCGCAGTCGAGCAGCGAGAGCTGCGCGGCGGCGTGTGGCGGGGCCGGCCAGGCGCAGGCGTCGGACCAGTCGGCCGACACCGATCAGTCGGCCAGCTCCTCCGCGGACGCGTCCCAGAAGGGCGTCAACGCGGGCGGAGAGCAGTCCCTGGACAACGCGGCGGACTCGTCCGCCGACAACGACGCGTCCACCGACCAGATGGTCGACCAGGACCAGTCCGCTGATTCCAGCGGCCCGGGCCAGGTCCAGGAAGCGCAGCAGTGCGCGACCACGACCCAGGATGCGTACAGCGAGGCGAACGCCGATCAGTCCGGCACCAACGCCTCGACGGACACGGGCGATGTCGAGGATCTCGTCAACGCCTAG
- a CDS encoding LLM class flavin-dependent oxidoreductase, translating into MELGLATFADLPAGMSPQQRMKDLLEEAKLADELGLDVFAIGEHHRPDYLISSPTVALGAAAAITDNIRLSSAVTVLSSEDPVRLFQQFAEIDLISGGRAEIMAGRGSFIESFPLFGKDLDDYDDLYLENLELLLALRESPVVTWSGKHRAPLVDAGVWPRPVQDPLPVWVAVGGSPQSVVRAASLGLPLTIAIIGGELEKFVPLVNLYREAWAAVGLDPAEARVAINTHTFVGDADQAFAPGYLGVMNRIGRERGWGPSGMDQFHALTSPRGALAAGSVEQVAEKILYGHELFGHQRYLGHMSLGAVAHADVLKSMELFGTEVAPIVRAEVARREASAAPVA; encoded by the coding sequence ATGGAACTCGGACTCGCCACCTTCGCCGACCTGCCGGCCGGCATGAGCCCCCAGCAGCGGATGAAGGACCTCCTGGAGGAGGCCAAGCTCGCCGACGAGCTGGGGCTCGACGTCTTCGCCATCGGGGAGCACCATCGCCCCGACTACCTGATCTCCTCGCCGACGGTCGCCCTCGGCGCCGCGGCCGCGATCACGGACAACATCCGGCTTTCGTCAGCCGTCACCGTGCTCTCCTCCGAGGACCCGGTCCGGCTCTTCCAGCAGTTCGCGGAGATCGACCTGATCTCCGGCGGGCGCGCGGAGATCATGGCCGGGCGCGGGTCGTTCATCGAGTCGTTCCCCTTGTTCGGCAAGGACTTGGACGACTACGACGACCTGTACCTCGAGAACCTCGAGTTGTTGTTGGCCTTGCGTGAGTCGCCGGTCGTGACGTGGTCCGGCAAGCACCGCGCGCCGTTGGTCGACGCGGGCGTGTGGCCGCGCCCGGTGCAGGACCCGCTGCCGGTCTGGGTCGCCGTGGGCGGGTCGCCGCAGTCGGTGGTCCGGGCGGCGTCGCTGGGGCTCCCGCTGACGATCGCGATCATCGGCGGCGAGCTGGAGAAGTTCGTCCCGCTCGTGAACCTGTACCGCGAGGCGTGGGCGGCCGTGGGCCTCGATCCGGCCGAGGCGCGGGTGGCGATCAACACGCACACGTTCGTCGGCGATGCCGATCAGGCGTTCGCACCTGGCTATCTGGGCGTCATGAACCGGATCGGCCGCGAGCGCGGCTGGGGGCCGTCGGGGATGGACCAGTTCCATGCGCTGACGTCGCCGCGGGGTGCGCTGGCGGCGGGGTCGGTGGAGCAGGTCGCGGAGAAGATCCTCTACGGGCACGAGCTGTTCGGCCACCAGCGGTACCTGGGGCACATGAGCCTTGGCGCGGTCGCGCATGCGGACGTGTTGAAGTCGATGGAGCTGTTCGGGACCGAGGTCGCGCCGATCGTGCGGGCCGAGGTGGCGCGCCGCGAGGCGAGCGCCGCGCCCGTGGCCTAA
- a CDS encoding DUF6510 family protein, with protein sequence MDDSALTLDGNAIAGLLADVFNGAEVTAALRGCGSCGQLHAIGEHRLYRGPGFVLRCPGCDDVALTLIDADGHRSVRLTGTWSIRTPR encoded by the coding sequence ATGGACGACTCCGCCCTGACCCTCGACGGCAACGCGATCGCCGGCCTGCTGGCCGACGTGTTCAACGGCGCCGAGGTGACCGCCGCGCTACGCGGCTGCGGCAGCTGCGGCCAGCTCCACGCGATCGGCGAGCATCGCCTCTACCGCGGCCCCGGCTTCGTCCTACGCTGCCCGGGCTGCGACGACGTCGCGCTGACGCTGATCGACGCCGACGGCCACCGCTCGGTCCGGCTGACGGGCACGTGGTCGATCCGGACGCCGCGCTAG
- a CDS encoding DUF2510 domain-containing protein yields the protein MPAHLSLPTHFHRQSPLPPLRTVLPGAAIGAVAGAVAGFLLDGVVAIVLLALAGALLVVALVAALPDRRERPEPPPPHHAPPAATPTTTLAVPPAGPDAPPGWYPDPDPPLETPHIRRLWDGERWTEHRWAPRGD from the coding sequence GTGCCCGCGCATCTCTCGCTCCCGACGCACTTCCACCGGCAGTCGCCGCTGCCGCCGCTGCGGACCGTCCTGCCCGGCGCTGCGATCGGCGCCGTCGCGGGTGCCGTGGCCGGGTTCCTGCTCGACGGCGTCGTCGCGATCGTCCTGCTCGCCCTCGCGGGCGCGCTGCTCGTCGTCGCGCTGGTCGCCGCCCTGCCGGACCGCCGGGAGCGACCCGAGCCGCCACCACCGCACCACGCACCGCCAGCAGCGACCCCGACAACAACGCTCGCGGTCCCACCGGCCGGCCCCGACGCCCCGCCCGGCTGGTACCCGGACCCCGACCCGCCCCTGGAGACGCCGCACATCAGGCGCCTCTGGGACGGCGAGCGCTGGACCGAGCACCGCTGGGCCCCGCGCGGCGACTAG